The genomic window CGCCGTTTCCATCGAAGCAGGCTGTTCCTTGTACAGTGTATGTCTTGATTCACCAAATATCTTCGGGGCAACGTAAGTCAATATCCGGTCGTACAGTCCCTCATTTATGAAGGCAGTCAGGACGCGTGCGCCCCCTTCCACAAAAAGGGAGGAAATGCCTTTGCCATAAAGATCATCCAGTATGGCTTCGGGGGACCATTCCCCCACTTTCACTTCACATATTCCGTCATGTTTCAAGTTTGCTTCATTCGTCGTATAGATGATCGCCCGTTTAGGGTGTTCAAATATCTTCAGCCCACCCGGCAGTACATGACCTCCGGCCATCACCACCGGCACCGGCGATTTGCCGCCGCCTTCGATTCTAGCCGTGAGTTTCGGATCGTCGTGGAGAAGTGTGCCCCCACCTACGAGTATCGCATCGTGGACATGCCGTTCCTGGTGGACATCGGCCCGTGCCGCTTCACCTGTAATCCATGTGCTCGTTCCATCATCGAGTGCAAGTTTACCATCCAGGCTCATGGCGCATTTCAGAGTCACATTCGGACGATGCCGTTCCAGATGACTGAAGAAAGGTGCATAGAGCTGATCGATCGCTTCATCCGGCTGGTGAAATACATTCAGCCCAGCATCGGCAAGCACTTGATGGCCGCTCACCTTCGGGTTCAAATCCTTGGCCCCGTAATGGATGTTGCTGAGTCCGGCCTCCATGATTGCTTCCGTGCATGGGGGTGTCTTGCCATGATGTGAACACGGCTCGAGGGTGACATAGATGTCCGCCCCCACCGGATCCTCGCTGCAGCTCGATAATGCCTGCCGCTCTGCATGCGGCTTGCCGTAGCCGAGATGTGCCCCCATGCCGATCACTTTTCCTTCTTTGACTATGACGGCGCCCACTGCAGGGTTCTTCCCCGTCTGGCCCACTGTCATGCGGGCCAGATCGAGCGCCATCTTCATATATCGATTCAAGTTTTTCCCTCCTGAACATAAAAAGCGCCAATGAATAGAAATATCCATCGGCGCTGTAAAAATGTATGCAGAAATAAGCATTGCTGACAATGCTGAATAAGCACTACTGTATGAAGGTATGACAAATAGCCCCATCTTCATAATAGGCTCTGCAATTCTTTCTCCCATCCAGACTCTCACTGTCGGCTCCAGACTTCCACTGGATCAGCCACACCGTCAAAGACGATGCAGGTCGCGGGCTTGCTTTAAAGCTTACCGCCGGTTGGGAATTCCACCCTGCCCCGAAAGAATGATTGTATTCAGTTGAAAAACTCTACTCCTATCATATGCCATTCATATGAATTGTCAATACAATTGCCTATATTACAAAAATAAAAAGGCTTCAGTTCCGATGATTTCGGATCTGAAGCCTAGTTTTTCTATTTTACCTCATCAAAGATGAAATCTTCATCCTGGATCGGCTCGACATTCAGTGCAATCACATAGCCGTCTCCTTTGACGCTGAAGAAGTCATGGTTCTTCGTTGTCGTATCGAGGGCATTTTCGATGATCGGGTTGAATGACTTCTCTTCAAAGTAGGCATCGAAGCCGAGATTTGAGAGCGCCTTGTTCGCATTGTACTGGATATAGTTGAGGACATCTTCCGTCAGACCAAGTTTATCATAGAGGTCTTTCGTATAGACTTCCTCATTGGCGTAGAGTGCTTTGAGCAGCTCATACATCTCCTTGTCCGCCTGCGCCTTTTCTTCAGCCGAGAGTTCCCCCCTCAGGGATTGTGCATCCAGGCCTGTAAACACACCGTGGATGGATTCATCCAGAAGGATCTTCCTGATGATTTCGCCACTTGTAGTCATCCTGCCCTGACCGGCAAGGTAGAGTGGATAGTAGAACCCGGAATAGAATAGGAAGG from Salinicoccus sp. RF5 includes these protein-coding regions:
- the nrdF gene encoding class 1b ribonucleoside-diphosphate reductase subunit beta translates to MIAVNWNKEDDMTNVFWRQNISQMWVESEFKVSKDLSSWSSLTEDEQDTFKKVLAGLTGLDTHQADDGMPLIMLHTDDLRKKAVYSFMGMMEQIHAKSYSHIFTTLLSSKDTNELLDVWVIENEQLKYKADKIVGYYHKLYGKEASVYDQYMARVASVFLESFLFYSGFYYPLYLAGQGRMTTSGEIIRKILLDESIHGVFTGLDAQSLRGELSAEEKAQADKEMYELLKALYANEEVYTKDLYDKLGLTEDVLNYIQYNANKALSNLGFDAYFEEKSFNPIIENALDTTTKNHDFFSVKGDGYVIALNVEPIQDEDFIFDEVK
- the ribD gene encoding bifunctional diaminohydroxyphosphoribosylaminopyrimidine deaminase/5-amino-6-(5-phosphoribosylamino)uracil reductase RibD, which codes for MNRYMKMALDLARMTVGQTGKNPAVGAVIVKEGKVIGMGAHLGYGKPHAERQALSSCSEDPVGADIYVTLEPCSHHGKTPPCTEAIMEAGLSNIHYGAKDLNPKVSGHQVLADAGLNVFHQPDEAIDQLYAPFFSHLERHRPNVTLKCAMSLDGKLALDDGTSTWITGEAARADVHQERHVHDAILVGGGTLLHDDPKLTARIEGGGKSPVPVVMAGGHVLPGGLKIFEHPKRAIIYTTNEANLKHDGICEVKVGEWSPEAILDDLYGKGISSLFVEGGARVLTAFINEGLYDRILTYVAPKIFGESRHTLYKEQPASMETAVQLEMIDVEKLGSDLKLTYRKA